The Girardinichthys multiradiatus isolate DD_20200921_A chromosome Y, DD_fGirMul_XY1, whole genome shotgun sequence genome has a window encoding:
- the LOC124864769 gene encoding dexamethasone-induced protein homolog encodes MTHPVYAQLDSVELVLDELPYMFYLGLFFVNVLILYYAFLMEYIVLNVGIVFLPEDMDQALVDLGVLSDPASVPYDTDPEMDVFEGYLE; translated from the coding sequence atgacACACCCGGTTTATGCCCAGCTAGATTCGGTGGAACTGGTTTTGGATGAGCTCCcatatatgttttatttgggCCTGTTTTTTGTGAACGTCCTCATCCTCTACTATGCCTTTCTGATGGAGTATATTGTCCTGAATGTGGGGATAGTGTTCCTGCCCGAGGACATGGACCAGGCGCTGGTGGACCTCGGGGTGCTGTCCGATCCGGCCTCCGTACCTTATGACACCGACCCGGAGATGGATGTGTTTGAGGGATACTTGGAATGA